DNA sequence from the Candidatus Saccharibacteria bacterium oral taxon 488 genome:
CTGCTAGGCCGGTAATTGCCCCGGCGCTGAGGCCACTTTTGCCAGAGTTTGTGCCGTTTGGACGCGGTGCGGGCGGCTGATCATAGACCGCTTCTGGCGTGGTGAGTTGTGCTTGCTTGGTTTGTAAAATTGCCATAATTTCTCCTTTCGTTACGTTACTCTCTCGATAATTCATACAATGTTACATCGCTACCTCCATAATTGACGACCGTGCCAGTTTGCTTGACCCACGTCGTGATTTCATTGTTGCCACCGCCTGGCCCACCGCCACCGCGACTATGCGAGCTGCTGGCGTAATATCTAACTTTGCCGACCTTCACTAATTGCTTAAATTGCTCCAGCGTCAGTGGCGTATCGCTACCGTTAAATCCACCGACCGCCATCACTGGATGGCCGCTGGTCAGCTGAATCGCCGCTGATTCATTGGCACTCGCCACCGCCACCAACCAGGTTGCGCCATGTTGATGCTCTACGAGATACTGCACCAACTGGCTATTGGCCTGCGACGATTCATTATTACTACCCCGCATCGCCGTGGAACTCGGCCCAGCCGTCGGAATGCTACCGGTGTGCGCGACGTTGACTGTCGCCAATGTATAAACCGTCGGGGCAAGTGTACAGGCGGATATGGCGGTGATAATCGCCAAGTTTTGTAGCCACCGCCGCGGCACATAGAGATTAACCAGCAGTCCAATCATCCCCGCAAGACCCAGCAACCCAACCGTCCATATCAGCCACGTCATCGTGCCAGCGTAACCGAGGATAATCACCGCTATCACTGCCGTCACACCAACCAGCACCGGCAGTAGCCACGCATACGGTTTACGTCTGGTATACGCGCCCCACAGAAACGGCAGGCTGATACCGACGAGTGCCGCCACCGCTGGCGCCATCACCACTACGTAGTACGGGTGAATTACGCCGCTGGTCATACTGAAAATCATGATGTGAATCAGTAGCCACAGCATCCAGAAAATTACTGCCGCCCGCCCACGATTCGTTCGGGGTGTTTTACGCAAAATCCATAACATCAGCCCGCCACCCGCCAGCGCCAAGACCAACAACCAGGCAATATTTGGCCCAAAATCATTGTTAAAGATTCTGAAAATTCCCGTTTGCCCACCGAAACCCGTACCGCCTGGACCATGTCCGCCACCAGGACCACCGCCCATACCACCTGGCATCATACCGGCGCCGTCTGCCATAGTCTGCGTGGTATTACCAGCAGTTTGAAGTGCCGCAGCGCCATCCGCACCACCACGTGGTGGCGTACCACCGCCCCCACCACGCCCACCGAGTAGTCGACCAAGGCCGTTATAGCCAAAAATCAAACTCCAAATATTGTTATCATTAGTGCTACCCACCCACGGCCGGCTACCAGCTGGCGTCAGCCAGACCAGCACACTCCACCATAGCGTCGACATCGTGGTGATGACGCCGGCAAACATCACGTGCAGAAACCGCGTGACGATCGGCGGCTTGGCAAACACCAGATAGACTAGCACCATCGCCGGTAGCACCATCAGCCCTTGCAGCATCTTGGCATTAAACGCCAGCCCCGTGAATAGCCCCGCCAAACCCAGCCACAGCAGTGGCCGTTTACCTTCCAGCGAGCGTAAAAACGCGTAGCCGCTGGCGGTCAACATCAATGTCAAAATCGCATCGGGGTTGTTGAAGCCAAACATCAGTGCCGCCACCGGTGTTAGCATTAGTGTCGCTCCAGCAATCACAGCACTAGTAAAACCGAACTGCCGTTTCACCGCACCGTACACCAACCACACCGAACCAACTCCCGCCAACACGCTTGGTAGTAACATTGAGAAACTCGAAAAGCCAAACAACCGAGTGCTCAGTCCCATCACCATCGTCGCTAGTGGTGGCTTATCAATCGACACGTAATTAGCCGCGTCCAGACTACCAAACAACCACGCTGTCCAATCCTGGCTGGCCGCCTGTACCGCCGCCGCATAGTAACTATTGGCCATACCATTATGGAGCGCGCCAAACAAATACAACCCACCAGTCAGTACCAACAGCACTGGTAGCGTCCACTTATCAAACCACGACCGTTTGTCTAGTTCTTTATTGACACGGTACAGCCCTTTCAGATCATCGACGGCCGTTTTCACAATTTTCACGCGGCTATCCGTATCCTCAATCCAGGTTACCGGCTGTTCGTGAATCGGCACGCCCGCCCGCTCGGTTTTGATCAACAGCTCAGTATCAAAGAACCACTCGTTGTCTTTGATTTTCGGTAAAAACTTTGCGGCGACATCCCGGCGAATTGCCTTGAAACCACACTGCGCGTCGCTAAACTTGGTACGCGACGTCCATTTGATGATTTTATTATAGCAACGCGAGATGAACTCCCGCTTCACGCCACGACTAGTTCTAGAATCTTTCATCAACCGCGAGCCAATCGCCACGCCAGCCTCGCCCGCCACCAACGGCTGAATCATTGGCAGAAAATCGTCCAGGCTTGTCGACAGGTCAACATCCATATAGGTCAAGATGTCCGCTGGACTATTCTGCCAGACCTGTTTGAGCGCCCGCCCGCGACCGCGCTCCGCCAAGCTAACGACCTGCACCGATTGGTGCTTTTCCGCTAAGTTCTTGGCAATTTCCAGCGTCTTGTCCTGACTGCCATTGTCAGCGATGGTGATTTGGTAGCGATACGGCAAGCGTTTCGCCATATACTCATCAAGCGTCGTGATACTTTGCTGGAGGATTTTTTCCTCATTAAGCACCGGCACGACAACATCAATGAATGGACGGGCAATCGCCCGAAACGCCGGCTGGCTCTCAGTAGCGGCGAGGTGTCGCGACCGAGCCAGCGGTTGGGGTATGGTTGCTGCTTTCATAGTCATGCCAGCAACTATAGATGAGGGGTCTGTAATTTTGCTTTAAACAAACTTTATACTTAATAACACGTTAACGGTTCTCAAAAATACCAACCCTTATAAGATAAGGGTATAGAAAGTGATCATACCCTATCTTTTCCCGGTAAGGATACTATCACGGGCATATTGCCATCCATGGAAGGCCCGTATTGGCCAGGTTTAACATAAAGGAGCACTAAAAGCTGTGTGATTATACTAATATAAGTATTTTCAATCATTACAAGACTGAACTCATCACTATGCTGACCTATCGCATCATAACTGTCATATGGATTGGAACGAAGTAGTTTATGAGCTACATTCCAATGATGACGCATGTACACAATATCAAGCACTTTCACAAAAAGCCCTCTTCTTATGCGTGAATCACTTCCAGCGGCACTGAGCGCTTTAGCAACAAAACATATTTGCCGGTTTAAACACCTCTTGTCTGCTTTTGTTTTTGCTTTATATTTTTTACATAAGGATTTCTGTGGTGTTCCTCTAGGACTAAACCGTTCAGCTATTTTCTTATATTGAGGGTTATTAAGCTCAGATAGACATTCTGTGGCTTTAAAATAATTTAGATAAGCTTCTGAATCAAAACCAAGACTGTCTAATTCTTTTGCTCTCCTCCAGTAATTTAGCATTGTCTTGAGACCCTTTTTACGACTACTTCCAATGTCCTTTATTATTCGCTCTGCCAACTCTAGACTATATTTACTGTACTTCACTGAACTATTCTGATGAATTGAAGGAAAAATATCTACTCCTTCAGCATGAACATACACCCCACTATAACCCCCTCATAACCCCATTTCATATCTAATTCCATACTGAAGTAGCCCAAATTCCTGATATGTCCAACAATACGATTCATAACATTTTCTATATCCCTATCGTCACTAATTGAATGATTCTGAGGGAGAGGATATGTTTTTTGCGACTCAGCCCTTATGTAGTTATTAGAAAACGCAACATTCCACTTTTCGCCATTTAGGGAAACTGTCGTTGAAAAATTTATATTACTGGGCTGAGTAGTAATCTTTACCCATATATATGTTTCACTAGATATCGGCACGTTCATCTCCCAGTACTTAGCTCGGGATGTTGTTTTATAATGTCACACCCCCGTTTTGCTAGTTTGTATTTAGGAGTGCCTCGACTGCTATATTCATGTGTTAGCAAACCCAGCGACACCATCTCATCAAGGTTAGCTTCAAGCTCTCCAGAATCTATATCATTAAGCTCTTTGAGTAGTTCGGGGTTACTTACACTACCGAGGGGGTGTATTGTGCTTCCGCCCATATGACGAACGACTGCCAACTCCCTAAGGTCAGTCATTGACCCAAATAACCTAAGTATAAACATTTGTAGTATATCTAAGGCAATTGTTTGCTGACGATTTAAAGTCGTAATTTTATTGAAATTTTGCCTTTTTGACTGTTCGTTTTTCTTTCTCACTTCACTATTATCTAATAGACGCATTGCTAAGCTGCTCAACGTGAGATACTCATAGGCACGTACTGGATCATTTATATTACCATCCGATGTATGGCTCTTTTCATTACGAAACCGATCAATAGCCATAGTCAAGAATTTGACGGCACTCTGGAAATCATTGTCAACATTTTCTGCTGACGCGCCTTTAATATACAGCCCGCCTTTACCAAATGCTTCAGACCCGGTTTCGTATGTGGTTAGTTCGCGGAGTCTATCGCGAACAACCTTAAAACTTTTTTCGACAGCTTCTGGATAATGCTCGTCTGTATACAGTTTAGAGCATTTTTGTTTAACATTTTTATGTAGATTTCCTAAAGCTTGAGTACTTATCGGCTCCTCAGTGTTACTCACCTTTTTACTCTCTAAAAATTCTAGAATACCAATCAAGAGACTACGGCACTTCTTTAAATTTCTAAAATAAGTTTTAGCCCTTAGCCTAGCATTAATATCAGGATTACAGTTGACGACAGCTCCATGCCCATCACTAAGCATATTAAATTCCTGAACCTCACTAGATTCACCCAATACCTCTCTTAGTAAAAGCTTAGTTTGTGTGTGCCATGATTTATAATTATCATAGTTTTCAGCCCTTTCAAGGTCATCAATCTTATCAATCTGAGCTTTCAATAGCCGTATTTGTGCACTTTTTTTCATATCTACCTCTCTCTAGATTATACATCAATCAGAAGAGCGATAACTTAGCATGAGTCACACTTTAAAATAGTCGAGGCTCTTAGTTCTTTACAGCTATTTTACAGCCCCACCCACTATACTCACCCGCATGACTATTCGCAAACAACTTACCACTTTTACTGCCATCGGCGTTCTTAATACCGCCATTGACATCGCAATATACACTCTGTTGATATGGCTCACCGCACCGCTACTATTGGCCGTCATCATTTCAACCACCGCAGGAATGGTTTGTAGTTATGTTCTCAATAGGCGCTTCACCTTCAAAACCGACCGCCAGCCAATCGTCCAGTTTATTTGCATCACCCTCACCGGCCTATGGGTTCTACAGCCAGTCGTCATATGGCTGCTCGTCCAACTGTTCGGGATAACCAGCACTTTTGGTTTGATCATGGCAAAATTAGCCTCCACCAGCGTCAGCCCAGCGTGGAATTTCGCGTGGTACCGAATTGTATTTCAAGGAACAAAGAAAAAACACCTCCCTAGAAGTGCCTTTTCATGGCTCCGGGGGCGGGGTTCGAACCCGCGGCCTATTGGTTAACAGCCAACCGCTCTACCGCTGAGCTACCCCGGAATACCTGTCGTATTATAGCGAGTTTTACAGCGGTTGTAAAGTTACTGGTGGACGATTGCCAGGGCTTTTTTCAAGATTGCTGCTTCCGAGCGCGACTTTTCATCATCCGCCGCTTCCCGCCGGTTAATCTCCCTCTCTAAATTATGCCACCACGCTGCTGGCTTTTCCTGCCGCAGCACCAGCGATCGTATCTCACCATCACGCTTATCGAGCATGCCGGCTGCCACCAAATTATCGACATGCTTGGCCACCGTTGAGACTGACTTATACCCCAAAGCCCGCATAATTTCCCGCAGCGTCGGACTATAGCCATTGCCCTTGATAAATCCATCGATGAAGTCCAGCAGTATTTTTTGCTTTTTTGTTGGCTGCATGCCTTTAGTATAACCTGCCCGCACTATTTGCGCTATACTAAAGAGGTGAAGCGAATATCATCGACGATATATGTGTGGCTACTGGCCGTTGTGCTGTTTGGCGGCGCACTGTCACTACAGCCGAGCATCAGCCTGGCGATGCTCGATTTTCCGTCACTCCGCATCGGACTATATCAAGTGGTGGTGATCGGCGTCATTGGCTGCGGTCTTGGTATAATGGTGCGCCAGCGACTGCGGCCTCGCGGGCGATGGTGGTGGCTCGGCATTGGCATGCTGGCTATCACTAGTGTCGTTGGGCTGTTATTATCCTATGTCCGAGCGCGTACCGCATTATACACGGCATCGCTTTTATTGCTGCTAATAACCGCGGTATGTGCTGCCCTGATATACCGGGCGTTATCGACGAGCGATCGGCGCCGCCTCATGACAATTGGCCTGTGGAGCGGCATCGTCTTTGGTATATTGGCGGTGCTACAGCTCATCTTTGCTCACGTTGAACCAACAGCGTTCGGTACGCTCTGCTCAGGTTGTCACGCCGGCGTGTTTGGCTTTGTCAGGATCAATCTATTTGCTGCTGAGCCGCAATTTTTAGCAAGCAGCTTGCTACCGGCCCTGTTCGTCGGACTGTGCTGGCGAGAGAGGCGGCGACTGGCAGGCTGGAGCGTTTTTGGTAGCAGTGTGGCAATCAGCCTCACCTTTTCGCGCGGCGCGTTTATCGCGGTAATTGGCGCAGGCATCGTGTATGGCGTTGTCCGCTGCTGGCAGCGATGCAGAAGCGAGGCTCGTTCTATTGACACCGTGGAGCCTATTCGTCGTGACGCGTGGCGTCAACTCGGCATCATCACGGCGGGGTTCGTGGTTGGATGTACCCTACTGCTGGTATCAGCGGTGGTTCGCTATCACGACACGCCGCACATTGCCTATAATACTGCAGTGAGCATGCTTGACCAGTTGTCGCTCGGCCGCATCAAATTACCACAAAAAAATACCATCCCAACGCCGGGTGGCACACCCTCACCGCAAGCACCACCAACCAACGAGACCACGGCACCGAAATCATCACCATCACCACCCGTCACCCAGCCAAACCCGCTCGCACCATCAGCCAATTTCCAGCCATCGGGTTTCGTCGCCGCTTCGGCTAATGACCGACTCAACGCCGCTCAACTGGCGCTCCGAGCCTGGGCAGCAAGTCCACGCACCATACTCTTTGGGACTGGCCTTGGCAATCTCGGCAGCTTTATCCAACATCAGCTGCATCAACCGGTATCGACCGATCACACGGTGTACATTTTCTATGTTTTGCTGCTGAGTAATATCGGCGTTGTCGGTGTGCTGCCACTATTGGTACTGCTCGCCGTTACGCTATGGCGCAGCGGCCAATGGTTGTCAAAACCGTGGGGGCGATTTGCCTTACTGTTAACGACGGCCATCGCCATCCACTTTTGGTTTTTTGGCAGCTTGATCAACTCGGTACATTGCCTTGCATGGATTGGTATTTTCTTGTATAATCACCCCAAAGGTCATGAAGAAGAACTCTGATTTTTACTTCAAATTGGTGTTGATCGGGCTGGACGTACTGGCGCTAGTTGGTGCGTTCACGGCGGCATACATCATGCGCGTATCACTCGACACGCGGCCTTTCCATGTACAAATCGGGGCGCTGGAGTTTATCACGTCGATTGTACTGATGCTGCCGCTATGGGTTGTCTTGTTCTCGTTTTTTGGGTTATACGACCGTGAGCACTACATTCATCCGCTGCGCGAATTTTGGCGACTTGGCATGGCGGCGGTTTGCGGCATCATGATGATGATTTCCTTTAGTTTCTTTAGCAACACACCGCTCTTTCCGGCTAAGATGGTGGTGATTTATGCGCTGATCATCAGCTTTGTCATCTTGCTCATCCTGCGTAGCGCTGCCAATATCGTGCGGCTGCATCTGCTGCGCAAAAATATCGGCATCAAGCGCGTGGCGCTGGTCGGCAACGCCGAATCGACGCGGACGCTGGCCGAGTTTATTAGCGCCCATCCGTCAACCGGCTTTCACCTCAGTGCTATTGTATCCAAAGATGAGCTCATTCCGCCACGACTCAAGGGTTTGCGGCGCTCGACACTGGCATCGGCGCTGACTCGCGATAAAATTGACGCCATTATCCAGACCGACACCACCCGCAGCGAAGCGCACTATAACTTGGCCGAGCAGCACTATCTCGATTTTTATCAAGCGCCGGCCCTCGATGGCCTGATGACGGCGCGCCATACGGTCGAGATTATCAATTCCGTGCCGCTGGCATATATTCACCCAACGCCGCTAGCTACCGGCTACGGACGCGTGGTCAAACGACTGATGGATCTCATCGGTGCGACCATTGGTATTATCGTCACCTCGCCGATCATGCTATTGGTGGCAATCGCCGTTAAGCTCGGCGACCCGCGCGGCCCCGTACTGATGCATGGGCAGCAGCGGCGACGTTTGACCCAGTTTAATCGCCCGTTCAAAGTGTATAAGTTTCGCTCGCACTACGCCAAGTTTGACGGCAAGACTGACGAGGAGGTATTCACCATGATTGGCAAGCCAGAGCTGATCGACGAATATCGCCAGAACGGTGATAGGCTCAATCACGACTTTCGCGTCACGCCGGTTGGTCGTTTCATTCGCCGGTTTAGCCTCGACGAGCTGCCGCAGTTATTTAATGTTATCAAGGGCGATATTAGCCTCGTTGGGCCGCGGGCGCTGGTGCCGCACGAGCTGAGTAACTACGAGAAAAAGCACACGCTGCTGACGGTCAAATCTGGCCTGACCGGCCTGGCGGTTGTGTCGGGGCGACGTAGTATCGGCTTTGAAGAGCGGCGGCGACTGGATCTTTATTATGTGCAAAACTGGAGTTTGTGGCTGGATATCACCATCCTCCTCAAGACCTGCCTGGTCATCTTTAAGAAGGAGTCGTGATGCGCGCCCAGCCGACCATCGCGATCGTTCATGACTGGCTGTATGGTGGCGGTGCCGAGCAGGTTGTTTTGGCGCTGCACCGGCTCTATCCTGACGCCCCAATTTATACCTCGTATTGCTCGAGAAGGTGGCGAGAGAAGCTTGATAACAAGGTGGTAACTGGTTATTTGCAGTATTGGCCATTTGCCCAGCTCAGGCGACTACTGCCGGTACTCAGGCAGCGGTGGTTTGCGCGGCTGGATCTCGAGCAATTTGATATTATTATTTCTAGTTCTGGCAATGGCGAGGCCAAGTTTATCCGAACCACCCGCCCCAACCAACGGCACATTTGTTATTGTCATACGCCGACGCATTTTTATTGGCGGCACTACCAAGAATACCTGCGTCGACCGAGCTTTCGACCGCGGTGGCTGGCGCGACTGGGCCTGCGGCTACTGGTCCGACCTCTCAGGCGACGTGATTATCAGGCGGCGCAGCGGGTTGATGTTTTCTTGGCTAATTCCACCGCCATTCAAGCTGATATCAAGCAATTCTATGACCGAGACAGTATCGTCGTCTTTCCGCCGGTACAAACAACCAGCTTTATGGCGCTCGCAAAAACCAGGCCACGCTCCGTCACACTACCCACCCGGCCGCGCTGCCTGGTGTGGGGGCGACTGGTGCCGATGAAGCGGCTGGATTTGGTGATTGAGGCCTGTCAGCAACTTGGTTGGCCGCTCGACATCATGGGCGATGGGCCTGATCGCGAGCAGCTAGAGAAGCTGGCGGGCGAATCAACGCGCTTTCTTGGCTACGTCAGTGACGAGGCCCGGGCTGCCGCCATTCAACAAGCCGACTTATTTATCTTTACCGCCCACGAAGATTTTGGCGTCGCACCAGTTGAGGCCTTGGCCGCTGGACTGCCGGTGGTGGCCTACCAAGCTGGTGGCGCGCTGGATTATATCAGCCCCGGTAAGAATGGCTGGTTTTTCGCTGAACAAACAGTTGAGAGCTTGGTAGCAACGCTTCAAACACTGCCCGACCAGCGAGTCTCGCCGCGGGCCATCGCCGCCTCCGCCAAACCATTTGCCGAGCATGCCTTTACACTCGCTATAAAGAAAATTGTGACCAACGAAAGGAGGGGTGCTCATGCGCATCGCCATTGATGCTCGGACACTACGGACGAGCACTGGCCGTTACGTCGAACGGCTGATTCACTACTTACAAAAAATTGACGACAGGAATGACTATATTATCTTGCTCAAACCAAAGGACATGGACAGCTGGCAGGCTGATAACCCACGCTTTCAGAAAGTCGCCTGTCCATTTGCTGAATTCTCATTTGCCGAGCAACGGGGTTTTAAGAAACAACTGGAGGAGCTGCACCCAGATCTCGTGCACTTTGCAATGGTTCAGCAGCCCGTGTGGTACCGGGCCAGCCCGGTCGTTACCACCATGCAAGACCTGACCACCGTTCGATTCAGCAACCCCGACAAGAACCCGGTGGTCTTTTGGGTGAAGCAGCAAATTTATAAATGGGTCAATAAAAAAGTCGCCAGAAAGTCGGCTCATATCATCACTATTTCTGAATTTGTGAAGCGTGACTTGGTGGATTTTACCGGGGTCAGTCCAGACAAGATTACCGTGACACTTGAGTCCGCCGACGAGCTACCAAAGGGCAATGATCCGGTCAAAGAGCTGGTTGGAAAAAAGTTCATCATGTATATTGGCCGGCCGACACCGCATAAAAATCTGCGGCGGCTGATCGATGCATTTGCACTGTTACAGCAGAAACATCCTGAGTTGACATTGGCACTGGCTGGCAAAAAGGACGGTAACTACGCTCGCCATGAGGCATACGTTACTGAACGCGGTATCACAAATGTCGTCTTCACCGGTTTTGTGTCGGACGAGCAAATGCGCTGGATGTACGAGCATGCAGCCGTGTATTGCTTCCCGTCGCTGAGCGAGGGCTTTGGCCTGCCGGGCCTCGAAGCCATGCTACACGGCGCACCGGTCGCCTCGAGCACCGCCACTTGCCTACCAGAAACGCATGGCGAGGCGGCGCATTATTTTGATCCATATAGCGTCGAGGACATGGCGCGGGCAATTGACGAACTTCTGACTGACGAGAAACGACGCCATGACCTCATCAAGAAGGGTAAACAGCATGTCAAAACCTTCTCGTGGCAGCGAATGGCCGAGCAGACGTTGGCGGTGTATGAACAATATGGCCGCCAAGACACTAGCTCATAGGTCATAATCCAGCCCATCACATTAGGTACGTACGCCTGTAGTCATAACCGTTTAGGTTGCGTGGACTTCTGGGCTATTTTTGCAATTTCTTCGCGATGTCACCGCACTTAGCAGCCACATCTCGCCGCGCCACCAACACACCGTCTGGCGTATTGACCACCACTACATTGTCAAGGCCGATCACCGCCACCGGCTTATCCGGCTGCTCATTGCGAATATAGGTATTAGCGACATCGATGGTATGAATGTTGTCACCGTATGCGTAATTACCCGCCTCGTCCTTGGTCACCGCGTCGTGTAGATCCTTAAAATTACCGATGTCCATCCAGTCAAAGCTGGCTGACACCATGGCTAGTTTATGAGCCCTCTCGATCAGGGCGATATCGATCACTTGATTATCTAGCGCCAGGTATGTGTGATTATAAGCCTCGCTACCAAAGTCAGCAATTGACGCCAGCGTCTGATAATTCGACCACAAATCTGGAGCGCTCTGCTGCATTTCACGCATAAACACCTCGACCGAGCCAACGAAGTAGCCGCAATTCCACAGATAATTTCCCGACTCAACATACCGCTTCGCCGTCTCGTAATCAGGCTTCTCTTTGAACGACTCGACATTATAGACGCCCGCTTGAGCATCAATCACCCCATCGCGCTGAATATAACCAAAGCCAGTTGACGGGAAGGTCGGCTCAATGCCAATAAGCGTAATACAACCACGCTCGCGAGAAATGCGCGCTGCTGTAGCAAACGAGTGGGCAAACCCCTGGACGTCACGTACATTATGATCGGAATGAATAAAGGCAATCGGCTCAGTCCGGTCATGGTGGCGATTGATATAATCCAGGGCCAACACGATACAGTGCGCCGTTCCCCGCCGTCCCGGCTCGATCAAAAAGGCCTCGTCCGGTAGCTCCGGCAGCTGCGCCCGCAGCGCCCCGGCGTGGCTCGCCTCGGTCACCACGTAGATAGTATCGCCAAGCTTTCTGGCCCGGTCATAGGCTTGTTGGACCATGGTGCGCTCTGATGTGAGAGCTAATAGTTGTTTGGGTTGAGTGGAGGTTGAGAGTGGCCAGAGGCGCGTGCCTGAGCCGCCGGCGATAATGACGATAATCATAATGGTCATTATACAATATTCATCATCTCATGTATAATGAGGCTATGACAAAGATGCTAGTCACGGGAGGCGCGGGGTTCATTGGCTCGAATTTTGTGCATTATACCGTCAAACATAAGCCAGAATACGACATCACCGTTATCGACAAACTAACGTATGCGGGTAATCGCGCTAATTTACAGCCAGTGGCTGACCAGATCGACTTTGTGGAAGGTGATATTTGCGACGCAGAGTTGATGGATAAATTAGTGGCTGAAAATGATATCATCGTGCATTTCGCCGCCGAAAGCCATAATGATAATTCTCTGCGCAACCCGCGGCCGTTTGTCGAAACCAACGTGGTCGGTACTTACACAATTCTTGAAGCTATCCGCAAGCACGGTAAGCGCCTACACCACATCTCGACCGACGAAGTGTTTGGCGACTTGGAACTCGACGATCCAAACCGCTTCACTGAAGATACGCCGTACAATCCGTCCAGCCCCTACTCCAGCACCAAAGCATCTAGCGATATGCTGGTACGTGCTTGGGTTCGCAGCTTCAATGTCAAAGCGACAATTTCCAATTGTTCCAACAACTACGGCCCCTACCAACACATCGAAAAATTTATTCCGCGCCAAATCACCAATATCTTGAGCGATATCAAGCCCAAGCTGTACGGCACTGGCGAGCAAGTTCGCGACTGGATTCATGTCGATGATCATAATGCTGCCGTCCATCTCATCCTAGAAAAAGGCAAACTGGGCGACACCTACATCATTGGTGCCGACAACGATCACGTCAACAACAAGATGGTGATTGAACTGATTTGCGAGCTGATGGGTAAAGGTAAAGATTGGTACGAGCACGTCAATGACCGCCCCGGCCACGACATGCGTTATGCCATGGACTCCAGCAAACTACGCCGCGAACTAGGTTGGCGGCCTGAATACACCGATAACCAAACTGGCATGCACGACGGTCTACTGCAAACCATTGAATGGTACCGCGATCACGAAGATTGGTGGAAAGCGCAAAAAGAGGCCGTTGAGGCAGCTTATGCAAAGCAGGGGCAATAGAGAATGGTTGCTACAAAAGATATATATTCTCAGCGCGAAATGAACTTTTGCCGACGATGCGGCACAGCACTGAATCAAACATCTGGCGGGTTTTGGGTCTGCGATAATCAGCATAGTATTTTTAACAATCCCCTGCCAACTGCTGGGGTATTCTTTTTGACATCTGACAGACAACATGTCGTATTGTCCCGGCGAGCTATTAATCCCGGTAAGGGTATGGTTGATTGTATCGGTGGTTTCCTAGAAGCGGGTGAAAGCATTGAGGATGCTACACATCGTGAAATCACCGAAGAAACAGGGCTAACGAAAGAATGGTATAGCCCGCTCACCTACTTCTGCTCAGTACCTGCGACCTATCATTTCCAGGGTGAAGACCTACCAGTCCTCACC
Encoded proteins:
- a CDS encoding glycosyltransferase, translated to MRIAIDARTLRTSTGRYVERLIHYLQKIDDRNDYIILLKPKDMDSWQADNPRFQKVACPFAEFSFAEQRGFKKQLEELHPDLVHFAMVQQPVWYRASPVVTTMQDLTTVRFSNPDKNPVVFWVKQQIYKWVNKKVARKSAHIITISEFVKRDLVDFTGVSPDKITVTLESADELPKGNDPVKELVGKKFIMYIGRPTPHKNLRRLIDAFALLQQKHPELTLALAGKKDGNYARHEAYVTERGITNVVFTGFVSDEQMRWMYEHAAVYCFPSLSEGFGLPGLEAMLHGAPVASSTATCLPETHGEAAHYFDPYSVEDMARAIDELLTDEKRRHDLIKKGKQHVKTFSWQRMAEQTLAVYEQYGRQDTSS
- a CDS encoding NUDIX domain-containing protein, whose product is MVATKDIYSQREMNFCRRCGTALNQTSGGFWVCDNQHSIFNNPLPTAGVFFLTSDRQHVVLSRRAINPGKGMVDCIGGFLEAGESIEDATHREITEETGLTKEWYSPLTYFCSVPATYHFQGEDLPVLTSLFWAILHTDAQPKPGDDVAEIVTLPLDGINPEIVFNDDIRKGFKKFLEEEV
- a CDS encoding glycosyltransferase — its product is MRAQPTIAIVHDWLYGGGAEQVVLALHRLYPDAPIYTSYCSRRWREKLDNKVVTGYLQYWPFAQLRRLLPVLRQRWFARLDLEQFDIIISSSGNGEAKFIRTTRPNQRHICYCHTPTHFYWRHYQEYLRRPSFRPRWLARLGLRLLVRPLRRRDYQAAQRVDVFLANSTAIQADIKQFYDRDSIVVFPPVQTTSFMALAKTRPRSVTLPTRPRCLVWGRLVPMKRLDLVIEACQQLGWPLDIMGDGPDREQLEKLAGESTRFLGYVSDEARAAAIQQADLFIFTAHEDFGVAPVEALAAGLPVVAYQAGGALDYISPGKNGWFFAEQTVESLVATLQTLPDQRVSPRAIAASAKPFAEHAFTLAIKKIVTNERRGAHAHRH
- a CDS encoding NTP transferase domain-containing protein; its protein translation is MIIVIIAGGSGTRLWPLSTSTQPKQLLALTSERTMVQQAYDRARKLGDTIYVVTEASHAGALRAQLPELPDEAFLIEPGRRGTAHCIVLALDYINRHHDRTEPIAFIHSDHNVRDVQGFAHSFATAARISRERGCITLIGIEPTFPSTGFGYIQRDGVIDAQAGVYNVESFKEKPDYETAKRYVESGNYLWNCGYFVGSVEVFMREMQQSAPDLWSNYQTLASIADFGSEAYNHTYLALDNQVIDIALIERAHKLAMVSASFDWMDIGNFKDLHDAVTKDEAGNYAYGDNIHTIDVANTYIRNEQPDKPVAVIGLDNVVVVNTPDGVLVARRDVAAKCGDIAKKLQK
- the rfbB gene encoding dTDP-glucose 4,6-dehydratase, which encodes MLVTGGAGFIGSNFVHYTVKHKPEYDITVIDKLTYAGNRANLQPVADQIDFVEGDICDAELMDKLVAENDIIVHFAAESHNDNSLRNPRPFVETNVVGTYTILEAIRKHGKRLHHISTDEVFGDLELDDPNRFTEDTPYNPSSPYSSTKASSDMLVRAWVRSFNVKATISNCSNNYGPYQHIEKFIPRQITNILSDIKPKLYGTGEQVRDWIHVDDHNAAVHLILEKGKLGDTYIIGADNDHVNNKMVIELICELMGKGKDWYEHVNDRPGHDMRYAMDSSKLRRELGWRPEYTDNQTGMHDGLLQTIEWYRDHEDWWKAQKEAVEAAYAKQGQ